The following are encoded in a window of Rhodothermus sp. genomic DNA:
- the ribD gene encoding bifunctional diaminohydroxyphosphoribosylaminopyrimidine deaminase/5-amino-6-(5-phosphoribosylamino)uracil reductase RibD encodes MDAGWALAAGLHPGDLTARTEAERFMVRCLELAFRGAGRVSPNPMVGAVLVADDGRVLAEGWHDRYGGPHAERVAIEAALRRYGAEALRQATLYVNLEPCAHYGKTPPCADFIIQHGIPRVVVGMVDPFPRVAGQGIARLRAHGVQVEVGVLASVCRRFNEAFVHHVQTGRPLVTLKMAQTLDGFVATQTGHARWISGEAARRLVHRWRAVLDGVLVGSGTAAADDPALTVRHVEGRQPVRIVLDRSGRLPPTLQVFADVHAARTLVAVAPGVRPLYAASLEKAGGRLWEIPLREGHLDLQILLERLGQEGGMEGRPLQSLLVEAGPRLATALLRQELVDRFLLFIAPRLFGNGVPLLYDLGVRKVEHGLRLDTYRWIEVGNDLLFLSYFRRV; translated from the coding sequence ATGGATGCTGGATGGGCCCTCGCGGCCGGACTACATCCAGGAGATCTGACGGCGCGCACCGAAGCCGAACGCTTCATGGTGCGCTGTCTGGAGCTGGCCTTTCGAGGGGCCGGTCGCGTCAGCCCGAATCCGATGGTAGGGGCCGTGCTGGTAGCTGACGACGGGCGGGTACTGGCCGAAGGCTGGCATGATCGATATGGGGGGCCGCATGCCGAACGGGTGGCTATTGAGGCAGCGTTGCGGCGTTATGGTGCCGAGGCGCTGCGCCAGGCCACGTTGTACGTCAATCTGGAGCCGTGTGCTCATTACGGCAAGACCCCTCCCTGTGCTGATTTTATTATCCAGCACGGAATTCCACGGGTGGTCGTGGGCATGGTTGATCCATTTCCCCGGGTAGCCGGTCAGGGTATTGCCCGTCTGAGAGCGCACGGGGTACAGGTGGAAGTAGGGGTGCTGGCGTCGGTCTGCCGGCGATTCAACGAAGCGTTCGTGCATCATGTGCAGACTGGCCGGCCGCTCGTTACGCTTAAAATGGCCCAGACGCTTGATGGTTTTGTGGCCACGCAGACCGGACACGCGCGATGGATTTCCGGTGAGGCGGCGCGGCGGTTGGTGCATCGCTGGCGGGCAGTGCTTGACGGCGTGCTGGTCGGTAGCGGTACGGCGGCGGCCGATGATCCGGCGCTGACCGTGCGCCACGTTGAGGGCCGCCAGCCGGTGCGCATTGTGCTGGACCGATCCGGCAGGCTACCGCCGACACTTCAAGTATTTGCCGACGTGCATGCTGCGCGGACGCTGGTGGCCGTAGCTCCCGGCGTGCGGCCACTTTATGCTGCGTCGCTGGAAAAGGCAGGCGGTCGGCTCTGGGAAATACCCCTTCGGGAGGGACATCTGGATCTGCAGATCCTGTTGGAGCGGTTGGGACAGGAGGGAGGCATGGAAGGGCGACCGTTGCAATCGCTGCTTGTCGAAGCCGGGCCCCGTCTGGCCACCGCGCTGCTTCGGCAGGAGCTGGTCGATCGATTCTTGCTGTTTATTGCCCCCCGGCTGTTTGGTAACGGTGTGCCGCTGCTATACGATCTTGGAGTACGAAAAGTCGAGCACGGCCTGCGTTTGGATACCTATCGATGGATTGAGGTCGGCAACGATCTGCTGTTTCTGAGCTACTTCCGGCGTGTTTAA